Proteins found in one Pectobacterium atrosepticum genomic segment:
- the htpX gene encoding protease HtpX, with protein sequence MMRIALFLITNLAVMLVFGLVLSLTGIQSSSVQGLMIMAGLFGFGGAFVSLLMSKWMALRSVGGEVIEQPRNETERWLVETVRSQSQQAGIAMPQVAIYHAPDINAFATGARRDASLVAVSTGLLQNMSRDEAEAVIAHEISHIANGDMVTMTLVQGIVNTFVIFISRLIAQVVSGFLSGNRDEGESSNGNPMVYFAVATVLELVFGILASIITMWFSRYREFHADAGSAKLVGREKMIAALQRLKTSYEPQEEGSMMAFCINGKSKSFSELFMSHPPLDKRIEALRSGEYLK encoded by the coding sequence ATGATGCGTATTGCGCTTTTCCTGATCACCAACCTGGCGGTGATGTTGGTTTTCGGGCTGGTACTCAGCCTGACGGGAATTCAGTCCAGCAGTGTCCAGGGCTTAATGATAATGGCTGGGCTGTTTGGCTTTGGCGGTGCGTTTGTTTCACTGCTGATGTCTAAATGGATGGCGTTACGGTCCGTTGGCGGTGAAGTCATTGAACAACCACGTAACGAAACCGAACGTTGGCTGGTAGAAACCGTTCGTTCACAGTCACAGCAGGCTGGGATCGCGATGCCACAGGTGGCAATCTATCATGCACCTGACATCAATGCGTTCGCAACGGGAGCTCGTCGTGATGCATCGTTGGTGGCGGTAAGCACCGGTTTGTTGCAAAACATGAGCCGTGATGAGGCTGAAGCGGTTATCGCGCATGAAATCAGCCACATTGCAAATGGCGACATGGTGACGATGACGCTGGTTCAGGGGATAGTTAACACCTTCGTTATCTTTATTTCTCGTCTGATCGCTCAGGTTGTTTCCGGTTTTCTGTCCGGTAACCGCGATGAAGGCGAAAGTAGCAACGGCAACCCGATGGTTTACTTTGCTGTCGCAACTGTGCTGGAACTGGTTTTTGGTATTCTTGCCAGCATCATCACCATGTGGTTCTCACGTTACCGTGAATTCCATGCGGATGCCGGTTCCGCCAAGCTGGTGGGGCGTGAAAAAATGATCGCTGCACTGCAACGCTTGAAGACCAGTTATGAGCCGCAGGAAGAGGGCAGCATGATGGCTTTCTGCATTAACGGCAAATCGAAATCCTTCAGTGAATTGTTTATGTCGCACCCGCCGTTGGATAAGCGAATTGAAGCGCTGCGCTCCGGCGAGTATCTGAAGTAA